The Hypomesus transpacificus isolate Combined female chromosome 3, fHypTra1, whole genome shotgun sequence genome has a window encoding:
- the angel1 gene encoding protein angel homolog 1: MIGTIIFFGLYPLTWFINRVSETVKKSYSPVLINGGGLWDGERSVSTKRFTKTQTSLLDLWISGPVKAKKETGEMLNEVEPEEKNRIKAEKVRPASEEEENPVKPKMEDRLMEKSEVQVAKQEDADLIRELQEGRVGEEPPRHEIEDTIVNVFSETLTMDTAEETALVSMEECNTSGQTQESLVKAPELPNGDQNQSVIDNMTEENGASLLDLQVDLLLTSNKAQVQEGKGSTQIKMLAMEEHWDEYIDTDALDSGTCGPGTDLRCGDSPSQPHQAGWHFPVGPGLGEVVYCPAWEFPAMSYYPTVQETMPFEVMWRVWEQVEEAPPASDTRPVFDFTVMSYNILAQDLLETNQQLYTHCPLEALQWDYRFHNLLQELQKWEPDILCLQEVQENHYEQHLQPALTDMGYTCVFKRRTGANTDGCAVCYRSDRFSQQSVSLLEFLRPQCPLMDRDNVAVVLLLQPVIIQGSEVTATGPPLCVANTHLLFNPSRGNVKLAQLALLMAEIHRVVEGCKAAGNPCHVILSGDFNSVPNMPLYQLITRGALHYHGLPIWMVSGQEDMSYKALQRRLYSPLWPSSLGVTDHCRYANAPERSTQGAGSRYSHAFMLQLRFCEAAFVRPRNLDMIPGVTDNKPDPEAKQQQQLLSPSFRNTIDHSLTLRSVYRHVLPGSDRPEVTTLHSEVGATVDYIFYTAGPDHRGHHQGGDLPTGGLQLVRRLSLLSEEDLWAMNGLPNQIFPSDHLSLLARFHLEVPPGGST, translated from the exons ATGATTGGGACCATTATATTCTTCGGACTCTACCCACTAACTTGGTTTATAAACCGCGTCTCAG AGACCGTGAAAAAGAGTTACTCTCCCGTATTAATTAATGGCGGAGGACTTTGGGATGGTGAACGTAGTGTTTCGACCAAAAGGTTTACAAAGACTCAGACTTCCCTGTTGGATCTCTGGATCAGTGGACCCGTCAAGGCCAAGAAAGAGACGGGGGAAATGCTGAACGAGGTAGAACCAGAGGAGAAGAACAGAATAAAGGCGGAAAAGGTCAGGCCTGCAtcggaggaagaagaaaacccCGTTAAACCAAAAATGGAGGACAGGTTGATGGAGAAGAGTGAGGTACAAGTTGCAAAGCAGGAAGACGCAGACTTGATTAGAGAACTACAGGAGGGGCGCGTCGGAGAAGAGCCACCACGCCACGAGATTGAAGACACGATCGTGAACGTCTTCTCTGAAACGTTGACGATGGACACCGCGGAGGAGACGGCGCTTGTCTCAATGGAGGAGTGTAATACCAGTGGACAAACGCAGGAATCATTGGTCAAGGCCCCTGAACTCCCAAACGGTGATCAAAACCAGTCCGTTATCGACAACATGACAGAGGAAAATGGGGCGAGCCTTTTGGACCTGCAAGTTGACCTGTTACTGACATCAAACAAGGCTCAAGTTCAAGAAGGGAAAGGTAGCACCCAGATCAAAATGCTCGCAATGGAAGAACATTGGGATGAATACATTGACACCGACGCACTGGATTCTGGGACTTGCGGTCCTGGGACAGACCTGCGGTGTGGGGACAGTCCTAGCCAGCCTCACCAGGCCGGTTGGCACTTCCCTGTCGGCCCGGGGCTGGGAGAGGTGGTCTACTGCCCTGCCTGGGAGTTCCCTGCCATGAGCTACTACCCCACTGTGCAGGAAACCATGCCCTTCGAAG TGatgtggagggtgtgggagcaggtggaggaggcccCTCCAGCCTCAGACACGAGGCCTGTGTTCGACTTCACCGTCATGTCCTACAACATCCTGGCTCAGGACCTGCTGGAAACCAACCAGCAGCtgtacacacactgccccctagaGGCGCTGCAGTGGGACTACCGCTTCCACAACCTGCTGCAGGAGCTCCAGAAGTGGGAGCCGGAT ATCCTGTGTTTACAGGAGGTGCAGGAGAACCACTACGAGCAGCATCTGCAGCCAGCCCTGACTGACATGG GCTACACCTGTGTGTTCAAACGACGGACAGGTGCCAACACGGACGGCTGCGCGGTCTGTTACCGTAGCGATCGCTTCTCCCAGCAGTCCGTGAGTCTGCTGGAGTTCCTCAGGCCGCAGTGCCCCCTGATGGACAGAGACAACGTGGCTGTTGTGTTGCTGCTCCAGCCGGTCATCatccaggggtcagaggtcaccgcCACGGGCCCCCCCCTCTGCGTGGCCAACACCCACCTTCTGTTCAACCCCAGCAGGGGTAACGTGAAGCTGGCTCAGCTGGCCCTGCTCATGGCCGAGATCCACCGTGTGGTGGAGGGCTGCAAGGCCGCGGGGAACCCCTGTCATGTGATCCTGAGCGGAGACTTCAACAGCGTGCCCAACATGCCCCTGTACCAGCTGATCACCAGAGGGGCGCTGCACTACCACGGTCTGCCCATCTGGATG gtgtctgGCCAGGAGGACATGTCCTACAAAGCCCTCCAGCGCAGGCTGTACTCCCCGCTGTGGCCCAGCTCTCTGGGCGTCACGGACCACTGTCGCTACGCCAACGCCCCAGAGCGGTCCACCCAGGGAGCAG GGAGCCGATACAGCCACGCCTTCATGCTCCAGCTGCGCTTCTGTGAGGCTGCGTTTGTACGGCCACGGAACCTGGACATGATCCCTGGGGTGACTGATAATAAACCTG ATCCTGAAgcaaagcagcagcagcagttgtTGTCCCCAAG TTTCAGAAACACCATCGACCACAGCTTGACCCTGCGGTCGGTCTACAGACACGTCCTGCCTGGCTCTGACCGCCCTGAGGTGACAACCCTGCATTCTGAGGTTGGCGCCACAGTCGACTACATCTTCTACACGGCAGGACctgaccacagaggtcaccaccAAG GTGGGGATCTGCCAACAGGAGGCCTGCAGCTGGTCAGGAGACTCTCGCTCCTGTCTGAAGAGGACCTGTGGGCGATGAACGGTCTACCCAACCAGATCTTCCCCTCCGACCACCTGAGTCTCCTGGCGAGGTTCCACCTGGAGGTTCCACCTGGAGGTTCCACCTGA